In Streptomyces nodosus, one DNA window encodes the following:
- a CDS encoding response regulator transcription factor has product MTVNEAAHREATVLVVEDEESIADVLTIALRYHRFQVMTAGTVREALALAERTRPDVALLDVMLPDGDGRALGRELRARHPGSAVVFVTARDAPAEIVGALGFGDDYITKPFNIDEVVARVRAVLRRTFSRPDVLPQRPPLRYGDLELDETTYSVHRAGHTVELTPTEYALLRFLVRNGGRIVPKEQLLRHVWQYEHTPQESTVVETYISYLRRKLDPLGPPLITTRRGVGYGLA; this is encoded by the coding sequence ATGACGGTCAACGAGGCAGCGCACCGGGAAGCGACGGTCCTCGTCGTGGAGGACGAGGAGAGCATCGCGGACGTCCTCACCATCGCCCTGCGCTACCACCGCTTCCAGGTGATGACCGCGGGCACGGTCCGCGAGGCGCTGGCGCTCGCCGAGCGCACCCGGCCCGATGTGGCGCTGCTCGATGTGATGCTGCCGGACGGGGACGGCCGGGCGCTCGGCCGCGAACTGCGCGCCCGCCACCCGGGGTCGGCGGTGGTCTTCGTCACCGCACGCGACGCGCCCGCGGAGATCGTCGGCGCGCTCGGCTTCGGCGACGACTACATCACCAAGCCCTTCAACATCGACGAGGTGGTCGCCCGGGTGCGGGCCGTGCTGCGCCGTACCTTCTCCCGCCCCGACGTCCTGCCGCAGCGGCCGCCGCTGCGCTACGGCGACCTCGAGCTGGACGAGACGACCTACTCGGTGCACCGCGCGGGCCACACCGTCGAGCTGACCCCCACCGAGTACGCGCTGCTGCGTTTCCTGGTGCGCAACGGCGGGCGGATCGTGCCCAAGGAGCAGTTGCTGCGCCATGTGTGGCAGTACGAGCACACCCCGCAGGAGTCCACGGTCGTGGAGACCTACATCAGCTATCTGCGCCGCAAGCTCGACCCGCTGGGCCCGCCGCTGATCACCACCCGGCGGGGTGTGGGATACGGGCTCGCCTGA